In Sphingobacterium zeae, one genomic interval encodes:
- a CDS encoding response regulator: protein MKIIAVLDDHPLLLEGVVSFLNNQDGYRVYPFLEEVAMIEFLDTTKVDLVLMDMQLSNTSGVDVCRQVRKQFPLVPIVALSNLADGNLIFQFMRAGGNGYILKDVSNEEFLYCVQLGIDGKESICDRAKELYTGAVSTMKSLPRLTRREKEILILISNGLTTNQIAEKLFLSPVTVETHRRNLLTKFKVKNMIKLVQFAMKHKLLDL from the coding sequence ATGAAGATAATTGCAGTGTTAGACGATCATCCCTTACTGCTGGAAGGGGTCGTTTCTTTTCTCAATAATCAGGACGGGTATCGGGTATATCCATTTTTGGAAGAGGTGGCGATGATTGAATTTTTGGATACAACGAAAGTTGACTTGGTTTTGATGGATATGCAGCTTTCCAACACTAGCGGCGTTGATGTATGTAGGCAGGTCCGGAAGCAGTTCCCTTTGGTTCCTATAGTCGCCTTGAGCAATTTAGCCGATGGCAATCTTATTTTTCAGTTTATGCGTGCTGGCGGAAATGGCTATATATTAAAGGACGTGTCGAACGAGGAATTTTTGTATTGCGTACAACTTGGGATAGATGGTAAAGAATCAATTTGCGATCGCGCAAAAGAACTATACACCGGCGCAGTTTCCACAATGAAAAGCCTTCCCAGGCTTACACGGCGTGAAAAGGAGATTCTGATTTTGATTTCAAATGGACTTACAACGAATCAGATCGCAGAAAAGTTATTTTTAAGCCCAGTAACTGTAGAAACGCATCGGCGTAATCTTCTGACTAAATTTAAAGTCAAAAATATGATTAAACTTGTACAATTTGCAATGAAGCATAAGTTATTAGACCTTTAA